GGATCTCCTCCTGGGACCACACCAGGGGTCATTagcttgttaggtgaatgtgtaaaccactacactatggagccactgaTCTGTAAAATTAcatgttaaaaattaataaaaataagattTATCAAACTGTAAGTCTTCATTTAGAGAGTTtagaaaaatgataaaatgcaaCTGCACACATTCATGATTGAGCCAATAAGAGAAACTGATAGTTGCTGACAAGCATCTCCAATCATGCACAGTGAGTTACGTGCAGCTGAGTCTCCTTGTGAGATACTTGATATCAAGCTGCTTCTGCCAGAACATCATCTTTGTGGTCTGCAGACACTGCAAGCTTTGTTCTAACTTCATGGTTCAACACTGAGGTTTTTGACAGTAACTTAAGGAATGAGTGAAGGCTGCACtagataaaaatgtttaaattttacTGGCTAACttatttttctatttcacaGTGCCTCATTGTTGCTTCTTTCCAAGCAGACCTTGTAGGGCAAATCCGGACAGGTCAGCATAGTGTAGAATTAAAGTAGCTCACAGATTTGGCAGCTGGCTGAGGTATGTGGATGGAAAGAATAACTGTAATTGTGCATGAGAAGCTATTTTAAATTTGACGCAAATGTCCGACACCAGCCTGATTCTGGGAAGTCTGTggactcagtgttttttttttaagaagaaatagatgaagaaatatattttttgactCTCTAATAaggcaaaataattttttagatGGCTAAACATATGTTGACTTCTAAACTACCATCTTTCTAGTTTGATTATAACTATGCGAATTATTTCCTCAGCATACAGAGATCTTTTGAGAGAGGTTCCATTTCAGACATCAAGAACCCTGTGAAACTGTGATGAACTATAATGCCCTATGAAACAGCAGCTCATAATTGCTTATTTGCCAAGGGTGAAATAACATGAGGCCATGCTGTACCCCTGGAAAATTTCCAAACATGCACAGACGTCACGCAGAGGTAATGATTTAACCCATGACATTTCCTCTATTTTTTCCATGGACATCACAGAGAAGCTCTTGTCGTGTTAGTGCAGTACGTTGACCtggaaagtaaataaatattttcgcACATTTGCATATCATCACCTGCACCAAGTCCAACAATCATATAACACCTGCTCTCATGCAGCATCACTGGCTCCCCATTCCCCAACGCATCCAATACAAGATTCAGCTCCTCACTTTCAAAGCTCTTAATGACTTGGCACCCCCACATCTCTCAGACCTCCTTCATCCTCACACCCTCAGCCTCAGTTGCTCTCCTGACTGCTCCTTGTTTCAAACCATGGTTGCCCGAGCCTTTAGCTGATCTCCGCCTCATCTTTGGAACTTATTACCACTTCACCTCTATGGCGCAGCTCAAAACCCACATCAGCTTATCAAATGTAAccattgtgttttatgttttatatgttttacattcatATATTATTCCTGAATTTTAAGTCTCTCTTAAATATTgaccttcctcttcttcttttggctgctccctttatgagtcaccacagtggatcatctgcctccatctcacctcaTTCCTAGCACccccaaccctctgcatgtcctcagtCACTACATTCATgatcctcctctgtggtcttcctcttttcttcctgcctgtatCCAGTATCTCTTATCTAAACATCTCCAAATATCTTAggatcttcaactctgccacttTCAGGTCcatctcctgtctttttgtcagtgccactgtcaccaaaccatacatcatagcaggtctcactcttgctgctatccgtCTGTCACAAATTACCCCTGACTCTTGCCTGCACCCACTCCATCCTTCCTGcaccctcttcttcacctctttcaTGCAGTGTCCGTTGCTTTGGAtagttgaccccaggtatttaagcTCATTCACTTTCATTACCTCTCCtacttgcagcttcactgttatttttgtctcctTCATATTCACACACgtgatttctgtctttctgactgactttcattccttttCTGTCCAGAGTTCTCCAGGTTCTCTTCCACCCgttccctactctcactacagatcccAATGTCATCTgtgaacatcatagtccacggaGACAcatgcctgacctcatctgtcatcTGTCCATCACTACTGCAAGCAATAAGGAGCTCAGATGTAATCTCACCCCAACCCTGAACCCATTTGTCACTCCTgccgcacacctcaccactgtcaaagcaaatattgcatctgtagtgctcttccTCAGCAGAAACCCATACTGCAAGCTAGCTGATCATCACCACtaatccctctgtagttactacaactctgcacatcacccttgttcttgaataTCAGTACCAGCACTCTTCTTCTGCCATTCCTCGGGCATtctctcactctcctcctctctctgtcattttattcatttatcatcTTCTTAAAGTACTTCATCCATCTTCTCGACACCCTCACTTTACTTGTTAGTCAGTTTCCATCACTATCCTAAATCACCCTAACttgctgcacatccttttcagCTCGATCTCTCTGTCCAGCCAATCAACACAAGTCCTTTCCTCCTTCCTTAcagtccagcctcacatacaactcactatAAGCCTTTTCCTTCACCTTTTAACATTGACATCATTCATAATTTTATGTTGTAAAGTGACCTTCAGTGTTTTGAAATGCACcaacaaacaaaatgtattattattgttataattACATTTCACTCACAGGTACCCCTGTCTAGTTATGTAGATATAAGTGATATAAGTAATAATCTTATTATTGAAAGTGTAGCTAATCTTCATCAGTTATCTTTCATGCTGGGATGCAACAGCTTCAGTCTTGTCCCTGGCATGCTGCAACAATGACTGTCTTTTGCTGTCTACAATTTTGTCATAATTTCCTTGAAGCCTTTCCAGTGTTTCAAAAGTGTACCGTAATGGCGTAATGGCCAACACCCTGAAGAGATCACGGATGTCCATGAAGGAATCAGTAATGTGGCAGTGAGTGAGCCGGGTGGATTTCATAGCTTGGATCGTCTTATCGTTTGAACTTTAGTGCCCTCCTGAAATCGAACCATGCACTCTCCTGTGCTAACAAGTGATTTAGCACAAGTTATATATAAATAGATATTAAAAATAGGGCAAGTTATTTTGGACTTTCCTCTGTCACGCAGTCTCACTCTCCTCCTTTCAAGAATACATTTTTGCATGACTTCTGATTTTGGAAATCTGTAATAAAAAAAGGACAATTTCTCATTACGTGAGTCACAAAGTACAGTGAAGCACTGTGGAGGAGCATTTCCATCACTGCAGTTTTacatgatagatagatagatagatagatagatagatagatagatagatagatagatagatagatagatagatagatagatagatagatagatagatagataataaATTGCAACTGTAACTGTTTTCTAGAGATGCCTAAGAGCTGTTTAGATGTGAGGTGGCAGCGGTTCTTGGTAAGTGGCACGTTCTACTGGTGATGAACGCACACAAAACAGCGGTGTTATTTTAACGAGCACCTTTGCGTGAGTGTGCCTATTCTTCATCTAATCAACTGAAACTTGTCTGTAAACTAAGCTGATGATTTGGCAGCATGCCAGGCAGGGGGAGAGGGGACTCCTTCACCCCcccgaacacacacacacacacacacacacacacacacacacacacacacacacacacacacacacacacacacaccagagccTTTTTAAATATTCCTGTAATAGCTCCAATTGGATATTGTTGTATGATAAGAAATGTAAGcggggttttgtttgttttgatgttgGTATTGTAAATATATCACATCTTCTACTGTTTATTGACTTTTTTCACCCTCATATGAGTACGGTAGGCTTTCACCAGGCAATAAAGATATGACTCATGTGACCTTCCTACAACACAAAGCTGTTAAATGCGTGAGACGCCTACAGACCGCGCACGGGTTAATACAACACTACTACGGTTTCATTCAAGTTTGCCACGCCCTCAACGTAAACAAATGGGGGCTTGACCAATAAGAGCCACGATAGATCAGCCGATGATCAGATGACTGGAAAGAAGAAACTATTTAAAACTCTAATGACACTCTTCATTCACAGCTTACACATCTGTGGAGTCCTGACTACACGGGTGCTCTCCAAAACGCACCGCCGGTTCTTTTGTTACCACTGGATTCAAACACGTTTACCAAAATACCTCGTTTCCGGCAGTATTACAAAAGACGTTTTAAATCCTAAGAAAGCTTATAATTTATCCTCTCGTCTGTGACTGAGAAATGAATCAAAAAGGCATTTTAATGTGGATTTTCATTTGTGCTTATGCACTCTTCGCATTCGCAACTGGGGAAAACGCCGTTCTTAAAGGTAAGAAATGGCTTTGTGTctgtttattcattcatttctttaaaatataGGGACAGGGTGAAAACATCGCAACTCTGGCATACAGCGGACTATACAAGGCGCTTAAGAAAATTCAGAAATGGGGAACGACAAAATTTCCCACGTCACGTTTGATTAATGTGCATCATTTTTAGGCTAAATTACACATGTGAACAAGTGTGGCGGTGCGGAGTAAACCAGAAAAAGTGGAATGGATTTAAAAGACAAGTGGGCGACGTGTCCTTTTTGGAAGGAGTCTTGAAGCAGAGCCCCAAGTGGAGGACACGACGCCACGTCTGTGCGCTCTCCTGGGAAGGATGTCCTGCTGCATCCGCGTTTTACCACAGACACCACGAGATCGTTTTTATTACCCAGCTCAGCTGAAATCATTTTGGTCTGTGGGGTTCATTTGGGGCGATGAGTTCATGCTGAGCACACACTGTAAAGTTCAGTTGCCGTCTCAACTCAAAAATCCAATGCAAAACCAATTCGTACATCTTCAAATTAGATATTTTATTACCAACACTCCTATTATTTTTAAACCTGAAACCTGTCAGCTTCTTTTATCCGGCATATGTAATTGTAGCATTTTTGTCTAAGTCTTGAGGCTAGTGTGTTAAGTCATGGTATAATTATGAGCTCTGGCTGCAGCTTCGTCAAAAAGATGAACTAAAGAGGGGTGGCGGCTCTCTGCCGCTGGCTCTGATACTTTTTCAGTCCAAGCATAACTCTTGCAGCAGATGTTGGCAGCCAAAGCAGACTGACTTGCTATTTCAGGCAGTCCAATATAGGAATTGTGACCTCATATTTTCTGAATCTAATTTAAAAGTTTGAGTTTTATACATAATTTCTActacttttatatttaaaattgtgcTCTCTCCCCCCTAAGGTGAAGACAGTGAACTGGATGATTTGTCAACaaacagccaggctgcagctggCATCATCAAGTACAACATGAGAAAGCATGTCGATCTGGACCAGGAGGGATGTTACCTGAAGACTGGCAGGGAGGACTGTCTAGAGGAATGTGGTTTCAATACTACAGCCAAGACAATCTTCATCATCCATGGCTGGACGGTACACAGATTTATGCTTATCGTCCCTGTCTGGTTGAAGTTGATCTGTTTGGGTTCCTGGGTCTCTCACTCATCCTCCTAGTTAATAATGCTTAATTGTTTTGATGGATGGAAGTGTTTCCATAGTGTTTTGATATTTGGAACTTACcatgtaaatgttaaataaCTATGTGGCAGGAAGATGCCCAGGTTAGCAGTTTGACCGATGACtgacttctgttttcttttcctctcagaTGAGCGGGATGTTTGAAAGCTGGATGCAAAAGCTTGTCAATGCTGTGATGCAACGTGAAAGCGATGCCAATGTGGTGGTGGTTGATTGGATATCCAGGGCGCAGCAGCTATACCCTGATGCAGTCAACCACACCCATGGTGTTGGCCTTGATATTGCAGCAATGCTCAACTGGCTTCAGGTGTGTACCGCCatttatagcttttttttttgtttgtttgttttttttatatattttgagttatgatttttttattttatgaattgTGTATCAGTGCACTGAAATTAAACATGTTAATGTTAGGCTAAAAAGGtgcattcatttcttttttaaatataaaaactaagaCATTGATGTGAAACCAGTTAATTGGAACACTCCACTGGATGCAAAGATTCACTCATGCATTagtcataatttatttatttattttattttttttaaggtcaaAGTGGCTGCATTTGTAGAACTGATGAGTTCCATCATAGCTTTCATAAGTGTACCAGAATTGTATAATGCATGTGAAGAAGGGAAATGTTGTGCTGGATACTTTTCATATTCCTAATATAGCCCAATATGGTAGCTCCATTTCTTCAGTGTATAACaattgtgttttggcttttcattgttttgtttatttatttttgatcacTTATCAGTTTCTAAAAAAGATCAGTCCATTTAGCACTTCTAAGGCAAAGGGAACAATTCTCATTCGGAAGACCTGCCACAAAATTGGATCAGTGCATGAATGGCAATTGAGAAAGGATTCGGGCGTCCTGCCATGTTGTTGTAAACGTGGACAAAGAGTGTGTCACGGAGACAAACTAAGACAGATGGTGGAGGCACTGTTCCATGGAAGGGACTATCAGTGGAGTCTGTTTGGGTTAACTGAGCTTGCTCAGCTGTAGGCACAACTCATCATTGGCTGAAATCCAGCCTCTGTCCACTGTAGGTCACTACTGGTTCGTATTCACTGTGGCAGCAACtgacatttctctctctctcgtgctCTCCTTTAAATTCAAACAGGATGAGCACCAGCTCCCTCTGGAGAACGTCCATTTGATTGGCTATAGTTTAGGTGCTCATGTGGCAGGCTACGCAGGAACATATGTACGAGGGACCGTTGGCAGAATCACTGGTAATTTTAAAAGCAACATAAGTCAGCATAAAAGAGCCCCTTAATGAAGGCATTGCCTCATTTGCCTGACATTTCTCATCTATCTTCCTCCTAGGGTTAGACCCAGCAGGACCTATGTTTGAGGGTGTAGAGAAAGAGAAACGCCTCTCTCCAGATGATGCTGACTTTGTGGATGTTCTGCACACGTACACTCGGGAGGCTTTGGGTGTGAGCATTGGAATCCAGCAGCCAATTGGGGACATTGATATCTACCCCAACGGCGGTGATGTGCAGCCAGGCTGTGGACTCAGTGATGTGCTGGCAATGACGGGAAGTAAGTGGCGGCTGTTGGCTCTTCATGTACTTCAGTTTCTAAAATTAGGAATTTTGCATGTAGCTCTTAAGTGAGAATGGATCCATTCTATCTGACCTTTAAGCTCTAACCTGCTATCCTCAACTTGTCTAGATTTCATGGAGGTGATGAAATGTGAACATGAGCGAGCTGTGCACTTGTTTGTGGATTCCCTGATGAATAAGAAGCACATGAGCTATGCCTTCCAGTGCACTGACCCCAGTCGCTTCAAGAAGGGAATCTGCCTCAGCTGTCGCAAAAACCGCTGCAACAAAATCGGCTACAATGCCACAAAAATGCGCAAGAGGCGCAACACTAAAATGTACCTGAAGACCCGTGCTGATACTCCCTTTGCAGGTGAGATACAACAAAGATATAATATGTATATGCACTGTAGTCGGTTTAACTGTGTATGTCATAGAATGAGTGATAAGAAATGGACTGGGTTATAGTAGTTGCTTATCTTTAACCTCCAATATCTAACTTGTTTTATGAGCCTACAATTGCATTGTAAACTACAACTGTGCACACCCCTACCCTAATCAAGTACTAACTCTTGGTTATCTTTTAAGGTTACCACTACCAGATGAAGATGCACGTGTTCAACAGAAAAGACTCAAACAGTGCTGATCCCATCTTCAACATCAAGTTGTACGGCGAACACAAGGATACAACTGATATGTTTGTCGACGTGTAAGTTCAAAACCTTCCTGCCAAACCAGTCTTCTCTCACAATGTCTCAACATGACAGCGTGCAAATCCTTCTGTAAGCACAGTCTGGTAGTTTTTCTGACTGCATGTATACCGAGAACACGGACTGCCATTGTATAAATTTGGAATTTGAACTTGACAGGTTTTTTTTAGTCACATGGATTTGCGATGCACAACAAACTTGTTGATAGAGCAACAGCAGTTTCCATAAATGTAAAGGTGTGCCAGGGCAATGCGTCAGCTTTCTGAAGGCTGATTTTAGATGTCTACTTTTAGTTACttgcaaatgtttaaaatgttaaactatgGTGGAGTTGgtggtagtttcattttttttttttttttttttttttaaaaacttgactTTTCTTACTCTGTCCAGCCATGATAACGGCATCGGTCTGAACCTGACAAACACCTTCTTGGTGTTTACTGAGCAGGATATCGGTGACCTGCTCAAGATCCGTCTGAGCTGGGAAGGAGAATCTGACTCTTGGAGCTCTATGTGGAAGAACATCAGGAATAAATTCTGGAACAACAAGCCTTCCAATCCCATACTGGAAGTTCGACGGATTCGCGTGAAAGCTGGAGAAACGCAGAAAAAGTGAGCTGAAGGGGCAAAACTCGCTCCACGTCTTTGTGGTGCAGAATTCAGTTTCATTAACCTGTTCAGACATTTACTGATGATTCTTTTGTGTTGCTGCAGGTATGCTTTCTGTGCCCAAGACCCTTCAAGAACAGAAATCTCTCCAGGAGAACATATAACTTTTGTTAAATGCCCTGACGGTTGGGATGTGAAACCAAGAAAACGGTATGAAACATGCGGTGGAAAAataaggcgggggggggggggggggggggtcagaatCATTAAATGATATGCTATATGCAGTTATTCTATTCTTTCTGATCAACAGGGTGCCCATGTAACAATTCAGCACTTCCAACAACCAATGCACCATCACCATGGGGACCCAGCATGAATCAGGGAGAAGCACTGCCCTCTTTGAGCACTTTGTGGTGAGCAGGGGGGGGATTCAGGTCTAGGACTCTGGAAGATTTCCACTGGACTCTGAAAATGAGAACTATGGTGTTCTGTTCAACATAAGATAAGCAAAAATGGTGCGACTCCTGGAAGTGGTGTCAACCTGAATATGAGGATTGCCTGAGGAGGAGTTACAGAACATTCCTTTGTGTTGGGGTAGTGAAGTAGAAAACAAATCTGTGCCAGTGGACACACCAGCAGTTAGtcactgtactgtatattttttaaaatattatttatttatgaaaaaaaaatggaagcacTGCAAGACTGTTATTTATCGGAGCACACACCAGAACAGAGCGTATGTTGAATGAGTTTCTTCCAAATGCAGTATTTGTGTATtgatgtttgcatgtttgtgcCTGTGAAGTGTGCCTTTCTGCTGAATGAGATTGATACACTGTTTAATTGAAGGAGATGCGATCTCATTAATACTATCTTTTTGAGCTGTTGTGTGTACAGTAACTgtatgtggcttttttttttttttttttttgaggggggtgGGGGCGGGTCGGTCAGTATATGatgtaaatttttttgtttttgttctgaaaaataaattcacCTTTTTCTTTGTAGCAGCTATactttgttcattttcagcatcacatCACTGACAGACCCACAACTTTaactttaatattcattttaTGTCTCAGTAATCTAGATGTGCTGTACTCGCAGCCTCCTGCGTGTACATGTTAAACTCCTGTATGACTCAAATTTGACAAATTTGAAGGTGAAAGTCCTTTTTGACCACTTGTGAGCACATGCTCATGCAGCCTGATGACTGAGCTTCAACTGCGCTTGTTACATTATCTGCCTCCTGTCTGGATGCACTTCATAACTGGAAGGAATGCAACACGTAAACACTTTTTATAATTATGAAAGAAATCTCATGCTGCTGGGAAATGGGGGGggctttctgttttgttttctgttctgcTTGAATCATTTAGCAACTTATAAAATTTATGTTCTGTttagggcagggatcctcaaatccagggctcgaggtccggtgtccagcagattttagatgtccctgatccagcacacctgagtcaaatataaaagtcattagcaggactctggagaacttggctgcatactgaggaggtaattcagccatttgaatcaggtgtgttggattagggacacatctaaaacctgcaggacaccagacctcgagccctggatttgaggatcccagGTTTAGGATCTTGTTAGCTTTCAGCATTGCTTCTTCTAAACTAGAGATCATGAATAAACAGGAAAACCTATAATACTTAATGGCTTATAAACAGAACAGTCTTATAGCTTGAACTCTCTCAACATCCAGTAAACTTCTGGCCAGCAGGATTAATGCCACAAACTTTCCCAGACATCCATTTGTTGGAACAAATATTTACCCCCACCACAAATTACCACCTCCTTCCTGTCATGTTTCACTGCAAACCTTTGAACACATCCACACGACTTGGTTGAATTGACTGAACATGGAAACTGAGTGTAATAAGTTGACAGTTCTACACAACTGAAGGTTTCTAGGAACAGGAATGCCTTCAGATGTGCAGTATGTAACATGAGATGgttttttttctggttgttgCAGCTGTTTGCTTATTATCTatatcagggctcttcaactccaggcctcaagggccggtgtcctgcaggttttagatgtgtccctaatccaacacacctgaatcaaatggctgaattacctcctcagtatgcagtcaagttctccagagtcctgctaatgacttctatatttgactcaggtgtgttgaagcagagacgcatctaaaacctgcaggacagcggctctcgaggcctgaagttgaagagccctgatctatATCAACCTCATCTCTACTGGCTTCCTATCTCCTATTCTGCTCTCTGATTGCCATCTTCAGTGGTTACTTCTGCTCTTGTACAAATCTGCTGACCTATTTTCCCAAAGACAAACATCTGCTCAGAACATGTTTGTGACTAAGACAGTGGAGCTGGTTTTGCCCCCACACTAAAGTGACCACACAATATTGCTCCAGTGACTCACTCCAGTTTCATAGCAATAGAGTATCTTAATGCCATTAATGCTGTTTGCCTCCAGAATAAAGAAGAAACCACAACCTTTAGTCACTGTCTGAAACTGTCTGCTTTAACCAGAAATGCTGTAAAAGCACCTGAAGAATGGTAAGTTCAGCACCCGCAAAGTGTtttcaaaaaattttttaaaaataatttaatcagCCTAATGTGATGTGATCATGGACCAAGAGGAGGGAATATTGAACTTGATATAAAATGCAGTGAGCGCATATTTTTGTACCTTGGGGGTTGCAACTGATGTTTTCCAGATAAATAAATCAACCAACCTGCTTCTCATGACTGAGCCCTCctgaaagttttatttaaagGCACGATATACTTTTAGAAAggatttgtttaaaatgtgtatttacaCGTGTTACACATTTTATGCGCATTTTAACATAacgtgtttttttaaaaaaagcataaaatttagtttaaaaatgtcaaaacaacACATGTTCTGTCAGAGCTGACATCCCTGAGCTGATGCAGCACGTGTGTTAAAATCAAACACATCGAAGGTCTTACAGGTTTACGATGCTGATAGATTTGTTTGCATCTCTAACAAATTCATCTAAATCATTTCACAATGTTACATCTTATGAgtgaaactgagcatttagtGCATAGATTAATGTGTGCCAAATATAAAATACCAAACAAACTCTGATT
This sequence is a window from Archocentrus centrarchus isolate MPI-CPG fArcCen1 chromosome 9, fArcCen1, whole genome shotgun sequence. Protein-coding genes within it:
- the lipg gene encoding endothelial lipase, encoding MNQKGILMWIFICAYALFAFATGENAVLKGEDSELDDLSTNSQAAAGIIKYNMRKHVDLDQEGCYLKTGREDCLEECGFNTTAKTIFIIHGWTMSGMFESWMQKLVNAVMQRESDANVVVVDWISRAQQLYPDAVNHTHGVGLDIAAMLNWLQDEHQLPLENVHLIGYSLGAHVAGYAGTYVRGTVGRITGLDPAGPMFEGVEKEKRLSPDDADFVDVLHTYTREALGVSIGIQQPIGDIDIYPNGGDVQPGCGLSDVLAMTGNFMEVMKCEHERAVHLFVDSLMNKKHMSYAFQCTDPSRFKKGICLSCRKNRCNKIGYNATKMRKRRNTKMYLKTRADTPFAGYHYQMKMHVFNRKDSNSADPIFNIKLYGEHKDTTDMFVDVHDNGIGLNLTNTFLVFTEQDIGDLLKIRLSWEGESDSWSSMWKNIRNKFWNNKPSNPILEVRRIRVKAGETQKKYAFCAQDPSRTEISPGEHITFVKCPDGWDVKPRKRVPM